A genomic region of Eucalyptus grandis isolate ANBG69807.140 chromosome 5, ASM1654582v1, whole genome shotgun sequence contains the following coding sequences:
- the LOC120293341 gene encoding uncharacterized protein LOC120293341 — translation MPLDVSILSQRGAGDREMREIHARTGAIHRRGRSTTPSSPLVSVDDDDYIRGADSRRSDGKRPTNAPQSSMGDSRNALLVVAALIASTTYQAVIQLPSFIKEVDSTKGFHACYASVIAGPLGTNLAYIIFMSGNTFGFLVSVQMIICLTRDLPVRLPLLLSVTTMVQTYYCFTFYLPFTLQDKAFGLKNVELLSMLPVTMSILLLLAQRPLALALDICLEMLSRFNLLGDMYSLRTQSVIVKDREIGEINAPDGAEHRRTNSHASRLVSEEDQSDGEPVANSKLLNKERESIGDTRNTLLIVATLIASATYQAVLQPPSFRTKVDDHSTKSFLAHYASWVTRPLGRDFVYIGFISCNTFGILLSIQMIICLTRDLPVRLPLLLSVTALVQTYYCFTYYLPFTLLDKAFGLINVELLTVLPITTSILLLLAQRPLALALNFWLEKLSCFNLLGNMYSLGTQLVDNKEAGAEHRRGRSNLHASRLLSEEDKSDAKSATNAPQSLYHFPSKNLNKDKESMWDIRNALLVVAALIASTTYQAVHQPPSFTTKVDSSSMKGFLASYESWMTGPLGRDLAYIAFMSGNTFGLLVSVQMIICLTRDLPIRLPLLLSMIAMVQTYYCFTYFLPFTLLDKGLGLKNVKLLSILPVMISLLLLLAQRWLALALDSCLERLSHFNLLGDMYSLWTLSVIVNGKEIREINAPAGAKLRRRRANLLASRLVSEEDQLDWETAANLKILNKGKESIGDIRNALLAVATLIASVTYQAVLQPPSFGIKVEDNSTKGFLANYASWVTGPLGRDIAYFGFITGNTFGLLLSIQMIICLTRDLPIRLPLLLSMTALVQTYYCFTYYLPFTLLDKTFGLINVELWTVLPIMTSILLLLAQRRLALALNFWLEKLSCFNLLGDMYSLGTQPVIVTDKEVVAEHGRGRSNSLASRLLLEEDQLDVEPVTNAPQSLSYTPSKNLNKEKETMGDKRNALLVVIVLIASTTYQAVLQPPRFTTKVDSSFTKGFLTYYASWVTCLLGRDVAYIAFMSGNTFGLLLSIQMIICLTRDLTVRLPLLLSVTAMVLTYYCFTCYLLFTLLDKTFDLKNGELWSVLLLVTPLLLLLIQRRLALALNFCLKRLSQFNLLGDMYRLKT, via the coding sequence ATGCCTCTAGATGTCTCAATTCTCTCACAAAGGGGAGCAGGAGATAGAGAGATGAGAGAAATTCACGCACGGACTGGAGCCATACACAGAAGAGGACGATCAACCACGCCCTCTTCACCACTAGTCTCGGTGGACGACGATGACTATATCCGAGGAGCTGACAGTCGTCGATCAGATGGGAAACGACCAACGAATGCTCCTCAATCATCAATGGGCGACTCACGCAATGCCCTACTGGTCGTCGCTGCGCTCATTGCTAGCACCACCTACCAAGCCGTGATTCAACTTCCAAGCTTTATTAAGGAAGTTGATTCCACAAAAGGTTTCCACGCATGTTATGCATCTGTGATAGCCGGTCCTCTTGGCACGAACTTGGCGTACATCATCTTCATGAGCGGCAACACATTCGGATTCTTGGTGTCAGTCCAGATGATCATTTGCCTCACCAGAGATCTCCCTGTCAGGCTGCCGCTATTACTTTCCGTGACCACAATGGTTCAAACTTACTACTGCTTCACGTTTTACCTGCCATTCACATTACAGGACAAAGCATTTGGTCTAAAAAACGTGGAATTGTTGAGCATGCTGCCAGTAACGATGTCAATTCTTCTTCTATTGGCACAGAGGCCGTTGGCACTAGCTTTAGATATTTGCTTGGAAATGCTATCTCGGTTTAACCTCCTAGGGGATATGTACAGTCTGAGGACCCAGTCTGTCATTGTTAAGGATAGAGAGATTGGAGAAATAAACGCACCAGATGGAGCCGAACACAGGAGAACCAACTCGCACGCTTCAAGACTAGTCTCGGAGGAAGATCAATCAGATGGGGAACCGGTTGCAAATTCGAAACTTTTGAACAAAGAAAGAGAGTCGATAGGAGACACACGCAACACCCTACTAATTGTCGCCACGCTCATCGCAAGTGCAACCTACCAAGCCGTGCTTCAGCCTCCAAGCTTTAGGACAAAAGTTGATGATCATTCAACAAAAAGCTTCCTTGCACACTATGCTTCTTGGGTGACTCGTCCTCTTGGTAGGGACTTTGTGTACATTGGCTTCATAAGCTGCAACACCTTTGGAATTTTGCTATCGATCCAGATGATCATTTGTCTCACCAGAGATCTCCCTGTCAGGCTGCCGCTGTTACTCTCCGTGACAGCACTGGTTCAAACTTACTACTGCTTCACGTATTACCTGCCATTCACATTACTCGATAAAGCGTTTGGTCTGATAAACGTGGAACTGTTGACCGTGCTGCCAATAACGACATCAATTCTCCTTCTACTGGCACAGAGGCCGTTGGCACTAGCTTTaaatttttggttggaaaagcTTTCTTGCTTTAACCTCCTAGGGAACATGTACAGTCTGGGGACCCAATTAGTTGATAATAAAGAAGCTGGAGCTGAACATCGAAGAGGGAGATCAAATTTGCATGCTTCAAGACTACTCTCAGAGGAAGATAAATCAGATGCCAAATCAGCCACAAATGCTCCTCAATCATTATATCATTTCCCATCGAAAAATTTGAACAAAGATAAAGAGTCAATGTGGGACATACGCAATGCCTTGCTGGTTGTCGCCGCACTCATCGCAAGCACCACCTACCAAGCCGTGCATCAGCCTCCAAGCTTTACAACAAAGGTCGACAGTAGTTCCATGAAAGGCTTCCTCGCATCCTATGAATCTTGGATGACTGGTCCTCTTGGCAGGGACTTAGCGTACATTGCCTTCATGAGTGGCAACACCTTCGGACTCTTGGTGTCAGTCCAAATGATCATTTGCCTCACCAGAGATCTCCCCATTAGGCTGCCGCTGTTACTTTCCATGATTGCAATGGTTCAAACTTACTATTGCTTCACGTATTTCTTGCCGTTCACATTACTGGACAAAGGGCTTGGTCTGAAAAACGTGAAATTGTTGAGCATCCTTCCGGTAATGATatcacttcttcttctactaGCACAGAGGTGGTTGGCGCTAGCTTTAGATTCTTGCTTGGAAAGGCTTTCTCATTTTAACCTCCTTGGGGATATGTACAGTCTATGGACCCTATCCGTCATTGTTAATGGTAAAGAGATCAGAGAAATTAACGCACCAGCTGGAGCCAAactcagaagaagaagagccaaCTTGCTCGCTTCAAGACTAGTCTCGGAGGAAGATCAATTAGATTGGGAAACAGctgcaaatttgaaaattttgaataaaggaaaagaGTCGATAGGCGATATACGCAATGCCCTGCTAGCTGTTGCGACACTCATTGCGAGCGTGACCTACCAAGCCGTGCTTCAGCCTCCAAGCTTTGGGATAAAAGTCGAAGATAATTCAACGAAAGGCTTCCTCGCAAATTATGCATCTTGGGTGACTGGTCCTCTTGGTAGAGACATTGCTTACTTTGGCTTCATAACTGGCAATACATTTGGACTCTTGCTGTCGATCCAGATGATCATTTGCCTCACCAGAGATCTCCCCATCAGGCTGCCACTGTTACTCTCCATGACCGCGCTGGTTCAAACTTACTATTGCTTCACATATTATCTGCCGTTCACGTTACTGGACAAAACGTTTGGTCTGATAAACGTGGAATTGTGGACCGTACTGCCGATAATGACGTCAATTCTTCTTCTACTAGCACAGAGGCGGTTGGCACTAGCTTTaaatttttggttggaaaagcTTTCTTGCTTTAACCTCCTGGGGGATATGTACAGTCTAGGGACCCAGCCGGTCATTGTTACTGATAAAGAAGTTGTAGCTGAACacggaagaggaagatcaaacTCACTTGCTTCAAGACTACTCTTGGAGGAAGATCAATTAGATGTGGAACCAGTCACAAATGCTCCTCAGTCATTATCTTATACCCCATCGAAAAatttgaacaaagaaaaagagacgaTGGGTGACAAACGCAATGCCTTGCTGGTCGTCATTGTGCTCATCGCGAGCACGACCTACCAAGCTGTGCTTCAGCCTCCGAGGTTTACAACAAAAGTAGACAGTAGTTTTACGAAAGGCTTTCTCACATACTATGCATCTTGGGtgacttgtcttcttggcaggGACGTTGCGTACATCGCCTTCATGAGTGGCAACACATTTGGACTCTTATTGTCGATTCAGATGATCATTTGCCTCACCAGAGATCTCACTGTTAGGCTGCCGCTGTTACTTTCCGTGACCGCAATGGTTCTAACTTACTATTGCTTCACGTGTTACCTGCTGTTCACATTACTGGACAAAACGTTTGATCTGAAAAATGGGGAGTTGTGGAGCGTGCTACTGCTAGTGACGccacttcttcttctattgATACAGAGACGGTTGGCGCTAGCTTTAAATTTTTGCTTGAAAAGGCTTTCTCAATTTAACCTCTTGGGGGATATGTACCGTCTAAAGACCTAA